The following coding sequences lie in one Yoonia sp. G8-12 genomic window:
- the edd gene encoding phosphogluconate dehydratase codes for MPLHPKIAEVTDRIRARSEGPRQKYMDTMARAAAEGPRRSHLTCGNQAHAYAAMGGDKDALTDARTPNIGIITAYNDMLSAHQPFETYPDLVRAAARAAGGTAQVAGGVPAMCDGVTQGQTGMELSLFSRDVIALAAAVGLSHNVFDSAVYLGVCDKIVPGLVMAAATFGYIPGIFMPAGPMVSGLPNDEKARVRQEFAKGNIGREELMAAEMASYHGPGTCTFYGTANSNQMLMEFMGLHLPGASFVNPGTPLRDALTTAATERALEITALGNDYTPVCDILDEKAFVNGIVGLMATGGSTNLVIHLPAMAKAAGVILDLEDFSDLSAVTPLMAKVYPNGLADVNHFHAAGGLGYMIGELLNAGLLHDDTKTVAGQGLERYSQEPKLVDGRVQYAPGTGKSLNEKILRPAADPFQPQGGLVQLSGNLGRGVIKTSAVAPERHIVEAPARVFHTQEAVKDAFKAGELTQDTIIVVRFQGPKSNGMPELHGLTPTLAVLQDRGLKVALVTDGRMSGASGKVPSAIHVCPEAADHGPIALIRDGDIIRLDATTGTIEVKGVDLSTRTPATADLTGNGTGVGRELFEVFRRNVGLAAAGAGVVV; via the coding sequence ATGCCACTGCACCCCAAAATTGCCGAAGTCACCGACCGTATTCGCGCCCGTTCGGAAGGGCCGCGTCAGAAATATATGGATACGATGGCGCGCGCCGCCGCCGAAGGGCCGCGCCGGTCGCACCTGACCTGCGGAAACCAGGCCCACGCCTATGCCGCAATGGGCGGTGACAAGGACGCACTGACCGACGCGCGTACTCCGAACATTGGGATCATCACGGCCTATAACGACATGCTGTCGGCGCATCAGCCGTTTGAAACCTACCCTGATCTGGTGCGCGCTGCGGCCCGCGCCGCAGGTGGCACAGCACAGGTCGCCGGTGGCGTGCCTGCAATGTGTGATGGCGTCACCCAAGGCCAGACAGGGATGGAGCTTTCGCTGTTTTCGCGTGACGTGATCGCGTTGGCCGCCGCTGTTGGCCTGTCGCACAACGTCTTTGACAGTGCCGTTTACCTTGGCGTCTGCGATAAGATCGTCCCCGGTCTGGTGATGGCCGCCGCGACCTTTGGCTATATCCCCGGCATTTTCATGCCTGCGGGCCCAATGGTCTCGGGCCTGCCCAACGATGAAAAGGCGCGCGTGCGTCAGGAATTCGCCAAAGGCAACATTGGCCGCGAAGAGCTGATGGCGGCTGAAATGGCCTCCTACCACGGCCCCGGCACCTGTACGTTCTACGGCACGGCCAATTCCAACCAGATGCTGATGGAATTCATGGGCCTGCACCTGCCCGGCGCGTCCTTCGTCAATCCCGGCACACCGCTGCGCGACGCACTGACGACCGCCGCCACCGAACGCGCGCTCGAAATCACCGCCCTTGGTAATGATTACACCCCTGTTTGCGATATCCTTGATGAGAAGGCCTTTGTGAACGGCATCGTCGGCTTGATGGCCACCGGGGGGTCCACCAATCTTGTGATCCACCTGCCCGCCATGGCCAAAGCCGCCGGTGTGATCCTTGATCTTGAGGATTTCAGCGATCTGTCCGCCGTGACCCCGCTGATGGCCAAGGTGTACCCCAATGGTCTGGCCGACGTGAACCACTTTCACGCCGCAGGCGGGCTTGGCTATATGATTGGCGAGTTGCTGAACGCAGGCCTGCTGCATGATGACACCAAAACCGTCGCAGGTCAGGGCCTCGAACGCTATTCCCAAGAACCCAAACTGGTTGACGGTCGCGTACAATACGCCCCCGGCACTGGCAAATCGCTGAACGAAAAAATCCTGCGCCCTGCCGCCGATCCGTTCCAGCCACAAGGTGGTCTGGTCCAGCTTTCCGGCAACCTTGGGCGCGGCGTGATCAAAACCTCTGCCGTCGCCCCCGAGCGGCACATCGTCGAGGCCCCTGCCCGCGTGTTCCACACCCAAGAGGCCGTCAAAGACGCCTTCAAAGCAGGCGAACTGACCCAAGACACAATCATCGTGGTGCGCTTCCAAGGCCCTAAATCAAACGGCATGCCGGAACTGCACGGGCTGACACCCACACTTGCCGTCCTTCAGGACCGCGGCCTTAAAGTGGCGCTTGTCACCGACGGGCGGATGTCGGGCGCCTCGGGCAAGGTGCCTTCGGCGATCCACGTCTGCCCCGAAGCCGCCGATCACGGGCCCATCGCGCTGATCCGCGACGGCGATATCATCCGGCTGGACGCGACAACCGGCACCATTGAAGTCAAAGGTGTTGATCTGTCTACCCGCACCCCCGCCACCGCCGATCTGACCGGCAACGGTACCGGTGTCGGCCGCGAGCTTTTCGAGGTGTTCCGCCGAAACGTAGGACTTGCCGCCGCAGGCGCAGGGGTGGTCGTCTGA
- the eda gene encoding bifunctional 4-hydroxy-2-oxoglutarate aldolase/2-dehydro-3-deoxy-phosphogluconate aldolase, whose amino-acid sequence MTPQEASAAAAKVCLMAPVVPVLVVDDASIAAALAQALVAGGLPALEVTLRTPAALDVIKEMATVPGGVVGAGTLLTPKDVENAKAAGATFGVSPGATDRLLDACEANDLPLLPGAATATEAMCLLERGYTVQKFFPAEANGGAPALKAIGAPIPQVKFCPTGGVSLKNAHDYLSLSNTLCVGGSWVAPKDLVDAQDWAAITALAAEAAALS is encoded by the coding sequence ATGACACCACAAGAAGCCTCTGCCGCCGCCGCCAAAGTCTGCCTGATGGCCCCTGTCGTGCCCGTGCTCGTCGTCGATGACGCCAGCATTGCTGCTGCTTTGGCGCAGGCGCTTGTCGCCGGTGGCCTGCCTGCGCTGGAAGTGACATTGCGCACCCCCGCCGCTTTGGACGTGATCAAAGAGATGGCAACTGTGCCGGGGGGTGTTGTCGGTGCGGGCACGCTGCTGACACCCAAAGACGTTGAGAACGCCAAGGCCGCAGGCGCCACTTTCGGTGTTTCGCCCGGTGCCACCGACCGCCTGCTTGACGCCTGCGAAGCCAACGACCTGCCGCTCTTGCCCGGTGCTGCCACCGCGACCGAGGCCATGTGCCTGCTGGAACGTGGCTATACCGTGCAAAAATTCTTTCCCGCCGAGGCCAATGGCGGCGCGCCCGCGCTCAAGGCCATCGGCGCACCGATCCCACAGGTCAAATTCTGCCCCACTGGTGGGGTCAGCCTCAAGAACGCCCATGATTATCTGAGCTTAAGCAACACACTTTGTGTCGGCGGTTCATGGGTCGCACCCAAGGATCTGGTGGATGCACAGGACTGGGCCGCGATCACGGCATTGGCCGCCGAAGCCGCGGCATTGTCGTAG
- a CDS encoding methyl-accepting chemotaxis protein: MLESWPISRRVNAGFVIITLMLVGLALFSHRAVGALGNVYDEYQAIATQNIAVTAYVENIYEARQASFRYRISADPALRAQVNRSIDAVLNDTASLTSFTNDPDRLAEIGAILDEAGVYKTQFTRMADAIDAAERLERDFIDRSTQIQLETSNAFTLAMQSANPALISAMGRCLQNLYTAILYGKRYIASGDADDLTKFMAQYQSFISALERMKRLNQQDNITPVINRVSDLMNGYPEILASYTAAQADARDIQKGTLDQIGPLMQQQLGSIAKNIVDRQNELGSAGSAIVTQMRTVIPAIGIVATLIALAASYVIGRWISRVIARLAEVTDRLASGDNDITIAGTEHNHELGRMARALLVFRDRQVERVAASAERAQLRAQQDEVVDTMKRQLAALAQGNLTADIHTPFASEYEDMRINFNEAVRGLHSAMKRVIATSETIASNATQTNTATAELSQRTENQAATLEQTAAALDQLTASVRSAAEHAKSVDSSVGRARSEATKNGEIVAQAVSAMSAIEHSSNQITQVISVIDDIAFQTNLLALNAGVEAARAGESGKGFAVVASEVRALAQRSADAAKEISGLIKNSSSHVAKGTQLVGHAGEALSEIITQVNDISSMTSQIATSAEEQAIGLSEINVGVNQLDQVTQKNAAMVQESITRGEALVAETGKLNALIGRFKISSQDGKPPAPQDVVNALGNAIARTNTTPLRSPIAATGGSAQPAWEDF, translated from the coding sequence ATGCTTGAATCCTGGCCGATATCGCGACGCGTCAATGCGGGCTTTGTCATCATCACCCTGATGTTGGTGGGGCTCGCGCTGTTTTCGCATCGGGCGGTCGGCGCGCTTGGCAATGTTTACGACGAATATCAGGCCATCGCGACACAGAACATTGCGGTCACCGCCTATGTCGAAAACATCTACGAGGCGCGGCAGGCATCATTCCGCTACAGGATTTCTGCTGATCCAGCACTGCGCGCACAGGTCAACCGCAGTATTGACGCCGTGCTCAACGACACGGCGTCTCTTACGTCTTTCACAAATGACCCCGACAGGTTGGCCGAAATCGGCGCAATTCTTGATGAGGCAGGCGTCTACAAAACGCAGTTCACGCGCATGGCCGATGCAATCGATGCCGCTGAACGCCTAGAACGCGATTTTATTGACCGCTCCACCCAGATTCAATTGGAAACCAGCAACGCCTTTACCCTTGCGATGCAATCGGCCAATCCCGCGCTCATATCGGCCATGGGGCGCTGTTTGCAAAATCTTTACACCGCGATCCTATATGGAAAACGCTATATTGCGTCAGGGGACGCAGATGATCTGACCAAATTTATGGCGCAGTATCAGTCATTTATCAGCGCGCTGGAACGCATGAAACGCCTCAACCAGCAAGACAACATTACCCCCGTGATCAACCGGGTAAGCGACCTGATGAACGGTTATCCCGAAATTTTGGCATCCTATACGGCGGCACAAGCAGACGCGCGAGACATCCAGAAAGGCACGCTCGACCAGATCGGGCCCCTGATGCAACAGCAGCTTGGCAGCATCGCAAAGAACATTGTTGATCGTCAAAACGAATTGGGGTCCGCAGGCAGTGCAATCGTGACGCAAATGCGCACAGTGATCCCTGCCATTGGTATCGTGGCAACCCTGATCGCGCTTGCCGCGTCCTATGTGATCGGGCGCTGGATCAGCAGGGTCATCGCACGGCTGGCAGAGGTCACGGACCGGCTTGCATCCGGTGACAACGATATCACCATTGCCGGCACCGAACATAACCACGAACTGGGGCGCATGGCCCGCGCGCTTTTGGTGTTCCGCGATCGTCAGGTCGAAAGGGTTGCTGCATCAGCAGAGCGGGCACAACTGCGCGCGCAGCAAGATGAGGTTGTCGATACCATGAAACGTCAGCTTGCCGCGCTGGCCCAAGGCAACCTCACGGCCGACATTCACACCCCCTTCGCCTCCGAATACGAAGATATGCGCATCAACTTCAACGAGGCTGTCAGAGGTCTGCACAGCGCGATGAAGCGGGTGATCGCCACGTCTGAAACCATCGCAAGCAACGCGACACAGACAAACACCGCCACAGCAGAGCTATCACAACGCACGGAAAATCAGGCGGCAACGCTTGAACAAACAGCCGCAGCACTGGATCAGTTAACGGCCAGCGTGCGCTCTGCCGCAGAGCACGCCAAATCGGTGGACAGTTCGGTCGGCAGAGCCCGCTCTGAGGCCACCAAAAACGGCGAAATCGTCGCACAGGCGGTCAGTGCCATGAGCGCGATTGAGCACTCCTCCAACCAGATCACACAAGTCATCAGTGTGATTGATGACATCGCCTTCCAGACCAATCTGCTGGCGCTGAATGCCGGTGTCGAAGCCGCCCGCGCAGGCGAATCGGGTAAAGGCTTTGCCGTTGTCGCCTCAGAGGTCCGCGCGCTTGCCCAACGTTCGGCAGATGCCGCCAAGGAAATATCGGGTCTGATCAAAAACAGCTCAAGTCACGTCGCCAAAGGCACGCAATTGGTGGGACATGCGGGCGAAGCTCTGTCCGAAATCATCACGCAGGTGAATGACATTTCATCCATGACGTCACAGATCGCCACCAGCGCCGAAGAACAGGCCATTGGCCTGTCCGAAATCAATGTCGGTGTGAACCAGTTGGATCAGGTGACCCAGAAAAACGCCGCCATGGTGCAGGAATCGATCACACGCGGTGAGGCATTGGTTGCTGAAACCGGCAAGCTCAACGCCCTGATCGGCAGATTTAAGATATCCTCGCAGGATGGAAAACCGCCTGCACCCCAAGATGTGGTCAACGCCTTGGGCAATGCCATCGCGCGCACGAACACGACGCCCCTGCGCAGTCCGATCGCCGCAACCGGCGGATCGGCCCAACCCGCATGGGAGGATTTTTAG
- a CDS encoding YbaK/EbsC family protein, with the protein MSKSLKRVMAALSDAGLDIAALELGPETRTAQQAADAAGCALDQIAKSVIFAGQTSGRAILFITAGGNRVDPAKASAAAGEPLGKADATLIRTQTGFAIGGVAPVGHLSPITAYFDPKLLEFAVIYAAAGTPRHIFPIVPAVLLEISGAQSTDFTI; encoded by the coding sequence ATGAGCAAAAGTCTCAAACGGGTGATGGCCGCGCTATCGGATGCGGGCCTTGATATTGCAGCATTGGAGCTTGGCCCCGAAACCCGCACGGCCCAGCAGGCGGCGGATGCTGCGGGGTGCGCGTTGGACCAGATTGCGAAATCGGTGATCTTTGCGGGGCAAACCAGCGGGCGGGCGATCCTTTTCATCACCGCTGGCGGCAACCGCGTTGATCCGGCCAAAGCCAGCGCTGCGGCAGGCGAGCCTTTGGGCAAAGCCGATGCCACACTGATCCGCACACAAACGGGGTTTGCCATTGGCGGCGTGGCACCGGTCGGCCATCTTAGCCCGATCACAGCATATTTTGATCCAAAACTGCTGGAATTTGCGGTCATTTACGCCGCTGCGGGCACGCCAAGGCATATTTTTCCCATCGTGCCAGCGGTTCTTTTGGAAATTTCGGGGGCGCAAAGCACTGATTTTACGATATAA
- a CDS encoding DUF2852 domain-containing protein, whose product MNTATSHSPMAMDNRAGFFARAEAWLDARGKGAWIAAMVVGFIFFWPIGLALLAYMIWSKRMFNSSCNAMTRSRARHMGKSSGNSAFDAYKAETLQRLEEEQDKFEAFLKRLRDAKDKAEFDQFMDDRARKMTDADDTNTGPAAV is encoded by the coding sequence ATGAATACCGCCACATCCCATTCCCCAATGGCAATGGACAACCGCGCAGGGTTTTTCGCCCGTGCCGAAGCTTGGCTTGATGCGCGTGGCAAAGGCGCATGGATCGCCGCCATGGTTGTCGGCTTTATCTTCTTCTGGCCCATCGGCCTTGCCCTTCTTGCCTATATGATCTGGAGTAAACGCATGTTCAATTCTTCCTGCAACGCCATGACCCGCAGCCGCGCCCGCCACATGGGCAAATCATCCGGCAATAGCGCCTTTGATGCCTATAAGGCCGAAACACTGCAGCGCCTGGAAGAAGAACAGGACAAGTTCGAGGCCTTCCTCAAGCGCCTGCGTGACGCCAAGGACAAGGCAGAGTTCGACCAGTTCATGGACGACCGTGCCCGGAAAATGACGGACGCTGACGACACAAACACCGGTCCTGCCGCTGTCTAG
- a CDS encoding RDD family protein codes for MTMSSQYAPHLDYDPQRYEGVTIKRGIAWVFDVVMIAMLCALVLPFTAFTGIFFFPFLMLVVGFIYRWFTLAGGSATWGMRLMGIRFRDHHGAHLSSGLAFAHTLGYSISITVAPLQLISIILMLVTQRGQGLTDLLLGTEAINIYR; via the coding sequence ATGACCATGTCTTCGCAATACGCGCCACATCTTGATTATGACCCACAACGCTATGAGGGCGTGACGATCAAACGCGGCATTGCCTGGGTGTTTGATGTTGTGATGATCGCCATGCTTTGCGCATTGGTTCTGCCGTTCACCGCCTTTACCGGCATCTTCTTCTTTCCCTTCCTGATGCTGGTTGTGGGGTTCATCTATCGCTGGTTCACGCTGGCGGGCGGGTCTGCGACATGGGGGATGCGCCTGATGGGCATCCGCTTTCGCGATCATCACGGCGCGCACCTGAGCTCTGGTTTGGCGTTTGCCCATACGCTTGGCTATAGCATCAGCATCACGGTCGCCCCGCTGCAACTGATCTCGATTATCCTGATGCTGGTCACCCAAAGGGGCCAAGGCCTGACCGATCTTTTGCTCGGCACCGAGGCCATTAATATCTACCGTTAA
- a CDS encoding arginyltransferase codes for MRHTLPIAPQFYVTAPQPCPYLEGRMERKLFTALQGDMATKLNDYLSKQGFRRSQNVLYRPSCAECSACMSARIDVSKFTPSRSQRRVAKRAAHLNRRATSPWATEEQYDLFREYLDGRHATGGMADMDMFEFAAMVEETPIRSRLIEYTTDADLTAVCLTDILDDGLSMVYSFFDPASEKLSLGTYVILDHIAIARELGLPYVYLGYWVPGSPKMDYKAKYKGLEVYRSGEWTPVLDPADFQSDMHPLSTDPIAEQVARIHLPDGRT; via the coding sequence ATGCGCCATACGCTTCCCATTGCCCCGCAGTTCTATGTGACTGCCCCCCAGCCATGCCCCTATTTGGAAGGGCGGATGGAGCGCAAGCTATTCACAGCATTGCAGGGCGATATGGCGACAAAGCTCAACGACTATTTGTCCAAGCAAGGCTTTCGCCGGTCGCAGAACGTGCTCTATCGCCCCTCCTGTGCGGAGTGTTCGGCCTGCATGTCAGCACGGATTGATGTGTCCAAATTCACCCCGAGCCGCAGCCAGCGCAGGGTCGCGAAACGCGCCGCACACCTCAACCGCCGCGCGACATCGCCTTGGGCCACAGAAGAGCAATACGACCTTTTCCGCGAATACCTTGACGGGCGGCACGCCACGGGCGGGATGGCGGACATGGATATGTTCGAATTTGCCGCGATGGTCGAAGAAACGCCGATCCGTTCGCGCCTGATTGAATACACCACCGATGCGGATCTGACGGCGGTTTGTCTGACCGATATTCTCGATGACGGGCTGTCGATGGTCTATTCATTCTTTGATCCTGCCAGCGAAAAATTGTCGCTGGGGACCTACGTGATCCTTGATCATATCGCCATCGCCCGCGAATTGGGCCTGCCCTATGTTTATCTGGGCTACTGGGTGCCCGGCAGCCCCAAGATGGATTACAAGGCCAAATACAAAGGGCTTGAGGTGTACCGCAGCGGTGAGTGGACCCCGGTGCTTGACCCGGCCGATTTTCAGTCCGACATGCACCCGCTTTCAACCGACCCGATTGCCGAACAGGTGGCGCGGATCCACCTGCCCGACGGGCGTACCTAA